In the genome of Neodiprion fabricii isolate iyNeoFabr1 chromosome 4, iyNeoFabr1.1, whole genome shotgun sequence, the window GACGtcttgtaaaatataaaacctGTCCGGAAGAGATAATAGATTTGTCTCATTCCCAACAAACCGACGCAGTATATGGTTACGTACGTGTGGGTTGTTCAAAGACATTTCTCGATTCTCGTGTGACCATAAGAGAATTAGAAACGGTGGGTGTGCACGacgtacctacgtatgtaCACGACGTATGTTAACCGAATAATTAATGCGGCGGATGACCGCAGaggcgtatatgtataataagaaTTATTCGAGGGTGCGGGAAGTACGCACGATAGAGAAGGAAGGCGAATAATTGACTGTcgtttatctttttcttttaaatttatttttaagcaCGTTATTCGCTGATCGCAATAACACGTCCGTTCTCCGATTATGTGCGGCGGCACAGCTTCGACGGCGTCGACGCGGTTCTACTGAAAGCAAAGAAAGCTGCCGGATGCAGGAGAGGCGAGGGACGCCATTATCTTATCTCGAACCATTTCCTGTCAACCTGGGTCTTTCGTGGCAATCACACACACGGCCTACAACTCCGCTCGCTACGTCCGCACGTCTGCATTGAAGCACGCCTCGTGTATACCCTGCACAACCCGTCACTATGGCGCACCGTTTCCGGTTCACGTATTGCCGCGCGTATATCACGCATGTATGATGTATCTATGCACCGCATACATGCGACATTTTACGTAGACCGCGCGGTATGTCGCAAAGAGCGAAGAGGCACTCTTTCGGTACCACGACGACGTGCGTTAACAATGAAACGTCCTTCATGGGTTACGACTCTCCGTATGTAATTATGTCGACTCGAACCTTACTTAGCCGTATACTCGGTTTTATAAATTCCCAAGAAAGTTCAAGCCTTGGGCAATCGTCGGTCTTACAATGCACGTATGGATGTAACGTGGCTTCCGCCATTCGTGTGGGTATAATAAACTTTCGAAAGAATATAATGGACCGagttagaaaaatattattttcacccgTGGAATTTCATTCAGGTTCAGTATGTATCGAGGTGGGTCGGATTCCAGACAAATATCAGTTTGTACGGCGaggatttaattaaatttcatttcaatgaattttctcaatttttcgaacatgtatacatatattatgtataatattttaaggTGTGACTATGAGTTcatgatgtattttttaacttattttatacaaaatgaGTCTTACACTCAAGTAATCATGATTTCAATAACATTCGAAATGATCCCTTAATCTCTGAAATcagtaatattgaaataaaattacgcACTAGTAATCATTGGTAGTCGTGAGAAATCATTTAGGATTACCGTAAAGTCTTTTTTGATCGTAAGAATGcatatgaaatattataaatcaCTCTATGAAATGTAAGTAATCATGAAACATTGCAATCATGGTATCACTtctttctcattgtcagtgaaaCACCCCTTCTTAACACAGAAGAGTGTATCggaatataataaaaacatGGAACAGATCACAGACCACGCCCACAAACTTTCCGCATTTACATGTAATTTTGTATCACTTCAATTCGTGTTATAACGTATTGCAATCCTCGCGAGAAAAGATGGAAACTCCGTCGGTAAATTCATTGACTAAGCAGCGATGAGGCATTACATTTTCCAAGCAACGATTGATAATACCACAAGCGTCAACGCCACAAGGTCATCGTCTTCGGTCAAGGATCGAACTGCGATCACGCAACACAGCCTTTGAATATCTGGAAAATCGCATAACTTTGTACCGTGATCGGATGTAAGTCTAATCGTGCTATAACTGAAGACGACTAATTGCttactagaaaaaaaatttaaaaaaaataaaaacaaccaATAGCTTACATTCATATCAATTCTAATACCCATAACACattctatgtataatattccgGAACCACTGTGCAGAACATGTAACCGTATATTTGACTACGCAAAAACATAATACTTGCAAACCGAAATTGTTAACGATGCGTATGACATAatacttatatttttatatatatatatatatatatatatacatatacatacgtaagAAGACGCGAGAGTTCGATAAATGATCCATCGCGATGTCTGATGTATACACAGCTGTTATCGCAGACTGCAGTGAAGATTAGATACACGTAAAGTGTCACAGCTATTTCATTCAACCAGACATCGGTTACGTGTACGCGAAAtcgtagaagaaaaaaaaaaaataataaaaaaaaatttcgctgcCAATGGCATACCTAAGCGTATAACACGGGGATGGATATAATTAAacgtatattaaattttaacgaCATTTAAATGAAAGGAATGTCAACCCACGCCGCAGCCCTGGGTGAGTGTCTGATCTGGCTCTAGCTGTGTACACACGGGATAAccctatatatacatagacaTAGTATGTATTACATGAATATAAGTATGGCAACCGGACTCCTCTATctacatatgtatacctatacatgtatatgtatatacacatgtagCTATATCTCAGGGGTAGTCGAGCCATTTTCACCCGATATAGGTATACGGAAGCCAAGGGGGGGCACGTCGATGTAGTACGGTatggtatacctatacatggTATGCCGGTTATGTACACATGGCGAAATGTATGGGCGCCGATGCCTGTACGACCTACGCGCGTATTGAGTTTGCTCGAAGGCGAACGTGTCTCTCTCCTGCCTCCGTATCGCAATAATACGGTGGCACGCACCCACGCCGTAAAGGAGCGCATAGTGCGGCAGGGGAGTCGTGGCAGCCCCCATCCGTCCTccacctcccccccccccccccctcctgcGCAACCGTCGAGCGACGACGATCCGTGTTCCCCTCCCGCGGCGGAACTGTCGCGATGGTCCAACTCCGGACACCCGCGCATCCCGCCGAACTCCGATCTACCCACGCCTAGTTAATGAAAACATCTTTTGTCAATGAACTGACGTCAGTCTTGGCCGTGATTGGACCAGAGTCGAAGTCACGTGATCGCGGTCCAATCGTGGGAGGGCTGGTCTCGCTGTGCTCGTAAAACTGATCGCCATTCGCCCATTCTCGACAGAGGGACGCTCGGAGCAAGGTGTGGCCAGTGGAACACAGTGTTGGGAAAAGTATAAAAGAAACGAGGACTTGAGAGAAGAGAGAcagtgagaaagagagagagagggagagagagagagagagagagtgagcgagcgagtgagtgagtgagtgagtgagtgagagagagagagagagagagagagagagagagagagagagagaaaaaacagaaCAGTGTAGAACTGGATGTGATGTAGaagaagagaggaagaaaCGAAGGAATCGggggggataaaaaaaaaaaaaaaagtaaagaaaactCATCcaaattgagtgaaaaattgtttggtAGTCGGTTCAGCGATGTTGGAAGGTTTCGTGAGGTGAAACCACGAGTGTATTAAGTTAAAACGTTGATGATTCACGTTAAATAATTgttgatcaattaattaattgaagcatAGTTGGGTTGCCCTGGCGTAACTCATTTAGTCGGTCAGTCAATCAGTCAGTCAGGTCAGTCAGTTCATCGTCAGCCAGCCACTACTTTACTCGCACACCGTCTGCCGCAGCATCAGTTTGtttgatacctgtacaccTACCAACATACCTGGAATAGTGATTGCACCCGTGTATACGAGTTTGTGAAGTAAGACGAATGAAGATTTAAAATAgtaaaagagaagaataagaaggagaataaagaagagtaaaaaaaaaagaaagagccGCGTCTAAGGATATGTCCCCTTATTGTTTATTCCCAAACTACGCCACTGCAAATCGATAAATATCATTACGATAAtcaaaagatttttgacatGCATTTCCCAAGTGACTACTGTAAACATTCCAAACTTaacttatatttttaatagACGAATTctgaattgtttgaaaatcaataattcGAGAAGAAGAGGGAAGAAGTTATGCCGAAAGTGAGGCCAATATGCTCCTTGTACATACTTCATCGAATTCACCCGTcgtataaaatttacgaacTGGGTATGATTGAGATGTGTTTTCAAATCGGTTGATCAATCTTCGCTTACACTTTACAAGTACTACTTCCGTAaaacaaatgttgaaaaaaagtgcCATTTTTTCGATActataatattttgtaataagTAATCAATTATCCATACCTGACGTAATTTCATAtgcaatattattaataagtaaaaaaatgttctaaTTTATAAACCattttctaataataataataagtaataCTATCATCGTATTAAATCACACGAAGATGTACGAGATGtaacgaaattattattttttacttaacTTTACgttcataaatatatacatacatattttatctattacattaaaaaaaaaataataataatactaaaaaatcgagattataaattataattgataATACAACTTCGTCAAGATTTTAATAATTccaatatatttataaattataattatatattcttAATAAGTGCCATActaaagttttaaaaatattttaaaaagtaTCCAAAAATATACGCGTATGCGTATTTGTTGTTGAAACGAAGTCGAAAGAAGTAAATAATACAAATCCACATACATGTTCTCTGTTATTGGAAAACGAgaagctgaaaaattttaaactaaaaagtaaaagtgagagaaaatcaaggcagcagcagcagcagcattgTCATCATCACCATTCCAAAATCTTTAATTTGGACCAAATTGTAATTTCTTCGACAAGAAGgcagttttattttaaattctctAGCAATACCAACTTTCCAATAATTCACATTCTCTAACGAATAAGAAGAGATCGACGAGTGGAGAAGCAATcgcttgagaaaaaaataaaggaaaagaaaaaataacaaaagtaACGACAGAAAAAGTGCAACGGTGTCCTCAGAATGCCGGGCGGAACAACGGAAGAGGGTCTGGTGAGCACGGAATGGCTTTTTAGCGAACTTCGTTCGCTAGGGGGGCCGAGTCGGCTACTTGTTTTGGACTGCAGAGCTCACTCAGAATTTGCTGAGGCGCATATAAGGGGCTCCGTGCCACTGGCGATTCCTAGCATCATGCTGCGTCGCTTGGCTGCAGGTAAGGTGGATCTCCTGGCGACGATCAGGTGCCTCGATCTAAGGGCCAGAGTCGAAGTATTTTTGTACGGGGACAAGGAGAGCCGTGGGACTTTCATACTGATTGGAGATTCCACCGAGCCTGCTGGTCACCAGGGCGAGACGATCCAAGTTCTGACTCGGAGGCTTCGAAACAGCGGCGGCAGAGTAGCTAGTTTAATTGGTAAGCACGATAAGTGACGAGGAAAAATACTGCCTTCTTGTTCGCTTGCCTGCGGCGCCTTTCCTTCACAATTCTGACGAGAAAGATAAATTATCTGACGGTTGCTGATAAAAGATGCTCTATTTtaacaaagaaacaaacaaaccaAGTAACAATCAGATCTATATTGCAGACAGGTATTGGAACGTGCACCTGTAATATATTAAACACAGCACAGGGTGTTCTAGGGATAAATAATAACTACTTggtaacaatttttgaaatatgttttttttttttacaacgcaGACGTAGGAGAGAAAAACACCGCTTGTCATAGTTTTTGGATTATATTAATCAACTTAGAGcaacattgaaaattgaaatttcattacatttggtataaatttttattcgctattttcaattttttttaatttcattaaaatttgagaatattaaaatattttctttcatctaactatttttttccaaagagAACAAGTGAAATTCACTTTATGAATATTGTGGGCAGCGAATGGAAAGATATTTCTTATAGCCTGCGGTTTGTAAATTTCCTAGTAAGTTAAAGCCAGTAAGAGTAGATGAGATGGCAACTGAAATGGAAGTGAGACAGAGATAGAGGGTGAGAGAGAGGGAGTTctgaatgaaatattgatttgTGTGCGGCTGGTACTATACAGGCCATCACTACATTTCTTGCCCTAGAACCAACTGCCTGACCCACATCTCTACACAATCATTTAATCACTGATAATATTGCATACTACGGTACTGTTGTtcgtcaattgaaaatttatgccAATACAATACCTCGCGATAACGGAATACGTTCTTCaactattatttatattttattgaacCAATATTTTCTCTTATCTAAAATGCGTTAAAAATACTCGTTTTAATCAATTGTTAATCAGTGACTCATTagattttttgtaattttattaacaACCGCATCAATGCTGGATGAATACTATCCAGAATGCGAAGGAGGATCTGTTGAAAAACATAAAGATTCCTCTCAATTTACCAGTTTTAATTACTCATTCGTTTTGTTGAATTTGGAAACTTTTTATACCattctttttgttatttattccAGGTGGTTTCGGAGCGTTCAGAGACAGATACCCTGAATGGTGCGAAGGGGGTCAGGCAAATGCCGAAGGACTAACTGGGCAAGATCCAAACGAGGGAGAACTTATGGGCCTTAGATCCCTTCGCATTTCAACCCCACCCACAACGAGAGCCTATTCCGATTCTGATAGCGACAGTACCTGTGACTCTGTCGGTGAGCATACAAAATAAAATCCCACCctaacaaattttatttccaagtATTAAACATATTAAATTTTACCAAGCGTTATTTTAGATTATTAATACGAGCACTCGAAAGAATCAGTGTGCCTCTTAAACTTTGGTTGATATCTATTCGTGTTACAGTTATTATTCCAGCTAAGTATTAAATTCCTGGTAGAAATAAAACTCtgaataataagaataatttgaaCTCTGAAATCAGATATATTTCAGACCAGCAGTTTCTTTGATTATAAACTCACTCTAAACAGGTCGATACCACGATATGTAACTATcttcatatttatttgttgATTGTTTAGTAGATATCGCAGTACTTGACAGGTTGAGGAGGTCTGTTGAGCTTACTCTTGAGAAGTTGTTTTACGAAGTGTCTTATCatgtgtataattaataaGTATCAAGTTGAACACACAAGATTGCAAACTTACAAAATGTTTTATTCTCTATGTAGGGCCAGAGGAAGACAAAGACTTTCCAGTGGAAATACTACCGCACTTATATTTAGGAAATGCAGCCAACAGCGAAGACAGAGATGCCCTAGCTCGCCACAGGATACAATATATCCTGAACGTTACACCTGATTTACCAAATGTGTTTGAAGATGCTGGCTCTATCAAATACATGCAGATACCTATCAGCGATCACTGGAGTCAAAACTTGGCCAGCTTTTTTCCTCAGGCAATTCAGTTCATCGGTAAATCATTTTTACTTCGATCATTGGATATTTATAAACGTGTTTTCTATttcgtatttgaaaattatgggCTGTCTAAAAAAGTTGCATAACGGTAAAAAAGACAGAACTGACTTCAATTTGTTTACCAGTGTGTTTAATTGGATGTACTGTGTATTTTTTGAAGAGATCAAATTACTAAAGTCGCTCACAAACAATGCCAAAATTGGTGCAAACGGAAAACGTACGTAAACGcgcaaatattattatttaataattaaaaccCGTATACCGCGGCCAACGGAAAACGTACGTAAACCcgcaaatattatttaataataataataataataataataacaatacagtaaataataatatttgcgGGTTTACGTACGTTTTCCGTTGGCCGCGGTATACGGGTTTTAATTTTCAGCTCAATTTCTAAGATTTAAGCATTTCTTAAACAGGATTTCCTGTTTAAGAAAGTCGCGGTGGTTAAATTGGGATTCTTATAAATAGAAACTTTCCCACGTGGCGGGCGAACTTACTCTAGACAATTAAACAACGGATATCCGGTTATGCTACAGCACCGTTTGAGAATGAGAGCCCCGTTGTATTTTTATGAAGTATTCAAATTCtattctaaatattttcattgtttacaGTACGAAATTCGCGTTGCGTAATGAAATACGTGCTCCGCAGGCAGCCGCAAAATCCTTCAAACAGTTTCCTGGAGAAATTCCCGCAACTAATTAATATGCTTCATTAAAATGCGTCGATATTACAAACATTTCATAACTTCCTGTCGAATACAATTATAATGTGTAATCGACGAAATATTGGTCACAAGTTTGCTTTACGAACGCTTTACGTTGCCACCTCGTTTATAAGCCTCGATAACTCTCGTGATAAtgatttctgattttttttccgtttctttccAGAGGAAGCAAGAAGTTCGGATAAAGGTGTACTGGTCCACTGTTTAGCCGGAGTATCACGTTCCGTAACAATAACGGTTGCCTACCTTATGCACAAGTGCAGCCTTAGCCTGAATGACGCTTTTAATTTAGTACGAAGCCGGAAGTCAAACGTAGCTCCGAATTTTCACTTCATGGAACAGTTGCACAGCTTTGAAATAGAGCTCAGGAATCGGGGGGATAGAAGTAAAGGCAACGACAGAAGGTGTATCGGCGCCTGCCGACCTGGAGGTCCTTGCAATTGTCCCGTACCTAGCTTTTTAAGTCCTATCGATCTAGGTCTTAGTCCTGATTCAGGTATTGAGTTTGATAGATGGGCGGCTAGTACGCCGGCAGAATGAGACGGGGCTGGGGGGACCCAATACAAATTCTAGGTCCCTCCCAGCTATTCATTCTGCCCAGCTCAGCCCAACGCGGCCACGTAATTGCTACGGGTATACGGGAAAAAGAACGAGgatagttttattatttattcaaagaatattttatctgagaattttgaaagggTCTTTAACAGTTGAAGATACTTTGATACGcttcgttttaaatttttttcatttatccgaTAAAAAccagaaggaaaaaaatacctTTATTCCGGAACGCCGTTTgggttgaaatttgaaatttaaatttgatatttcttttctgttcttccACAATACGTGACTTGTAAACTTCGCGAAGCCTCGGTTACTTTATGATGATACATTGAACGAGTAAAGAAATCCTCGGGTAAAATCTTTATTCGGTATACTTTTTTGGAGAGCATTCCCTACCCCATTTCGTGCATAATTTGTCTCAATTTTACATTACGTGTACGGTGATATGCATGAAACAGAAAATTGGTTCAAACTGCTCTAGTGGTTTGCTAGTgttagatgaaaataaaaaaaaagataaatcgAATAGTCAGATCAGTACGCATGTTGTTAAAAAGTTGTAACGGCTGCGTTAAAAACTGCTTTTTCTGgttgttgaaatatgcatTCGGTGGCCCAATGTACTTGggataatgataatatactagtgaaagaaagtaaataactaattaattaattaattaagcaaatgaatgaataatgaatatcGCAGTCTGAATCATCTGCACATTTTTGATTGATTGTTCGAACTTCAGAGCAGCAACATCACTTTTCTGCAATATCGTCCTACAGATCTCaagaatatattaaaaaattatttttgtaaaaaaaaacaaaaaaaaaaaaacaaagaaaaaagccAACACATTCACATTCCCGTCGCGAGCCTAAATCTACATGGCTGAAACAAACTATCTCAATATATAGtatgtatttttcatcgaacataattgaaattaatatgaatatatacagtgaatgttatttttcatgtaaCTAATTACAAAGTTAAGATGAACCGGCTCTTGATCACTCAAGACCGATCGTTTATCTGTTAAGGAAATATATATTTGACGTtactataataacaatattctACTACTACACCGTTGTCTGTTGTATGTTTAATGGATTGAACGTCCGAAGAATTAAatcaaatatgtatattacataaattattattttatattcgtcGTTGTACATATTTGAGctcatttttatttagatATACAAGTTATCTTACCTCATGTGCGACTTTTGTTTTATCACTGTCACTATTACATGTCATCAATTTCTCTGTCGCTCCAAATTTCCCCGTTAAACTATTCGGCATTTTATTCgaattaaatagaaaaatcataGAAGCTTACAATGCTGACAATGTTGAAtcaaatactaaaaaaaaaaaacttgatctGCATTGAATTCAAGACATTACATGGGAAGTAAAGTTCactgataaattaaaaactcccTGTGGGTTGcttaaaagaaaagaaaaaaaaaaaaactagaaaaattcttgTATCAAAGGTCGCAATTATTGTCAAATTTGTTACCACACGCAGACGTAAGATTTTCTCCAGCAATGCTACAGTTGTGGGACAatcattaaataatttttcgcctCTTTCATTTAAAAGTGCTCTCGATAAATTTGAACACTGCTTTTATTCCAAATGATGCTAATTTTAATGGGTAACACGTAGCACATTCTACTACACACTGTACATATAATGGATGTAATCAATCAATATTCACACAGCAATTCAGTAAATAATGCAAAAATATCATCATAAATGAACATTACATAATTGATGCAGGTCTCGCGTGAACAAGAAACCGTCCCAATTCCACGAATTGGAGCCAAATCATTTCGAGAAGCTATGAATTTGTTGcctaaaaattttatgtaGACTATTCGAGTAACTAGGTCTCTCATAACCAATTACGAAGAAATCgcgaatttaattattttgagaAATCCGAATTGccgaatgaatattttctccTTCAGTATTAAAAATACGAAAGTTTGACAGTAAGAATTCTTTACATAATTAGATCAATAATTTGCTTGGAACAATTAGAAAGTTTATTTTGTGCAGGGCTATTGGTCGAACATTCGGACATTGTCTTGATAACAGCCAGTGCACTTTCGCACTGTCGCACAGCTGTAATTAATTTATCACGATCCTCGGGGTCTGGTGTTGCTGCCAAAATTGTACCCAACCCAACGAGCCCTCTGAATATTGCTTCGGGCTCAGTCAAGAGCGGCAAAACGGCAAACATCACATTAAGTACCCTTGTTCTGCCAGGTGTATCGTCAAGTTTATTCAATGCCACTATTAGATTAAGCAGATAACTCGCTATCGCAATCTGAAACAACAGTtgtaaattgattaattgtacGATTGAAAACATGTACGGATAGAAGCTCTAAGAACGTTGGCGCTGATCAAACCGTCCCGCATGTCAGAATAAATGTTGAAGTACCGGTTATACCTGGTTATGTTTACTTCCAAGAGACGAAAGGTCGAGTATCGTCTTGAGTAACTCGTCTTTATAATGTAGACCCAATGCTTCACCCTTACTATGGCAGAACATATTAGCTAGTACTCGAAAAGCTAGCATTTGATTAGCTGGAAGTGCGTCAGTTTTGATGTGCCGCCTCAGCACGGCCAACAATCCGTCATTGCATAGCTGCGAGTTAACATCTGGTCGAAGTACAGCCAGCCTTGCAATGTCCAGTGCTGGGAACACCAAATTATTTGGccaattcaaaaatattttcaacatttcaattGGATCAGCTCCAACCTCGTCTCCGTTTTGACTGCACAATCGTTTTACAAATGGGTCTAAGCATTCCTCCGAAACTGTGTGAATGCCATTGTCAATCTTTCTGTTGAACTCTAGTAATTTTTCTGGAAATTTTAGCAAATTAtttgttgtatatttttagTAGTAACAAAATTACTGGTATTTTATG includes:
- the LOC124180482 gene encoding dual specificity protein phosphatase Mpk3; translation: MPGGTTEEGLVSTEWLFSELRSLGGPSRLLVLDCRAHSEFAEAHIRGSVPLAIPSIMLRRLAAGKVDLLATIRCLDLRARVEVFLYGDKESRGTFILIGDSTEPAGHQGETIQVLTRRLRNSGGRVASLIGGFGAFRDRYPEWCEGGQANAEGLTGQDPNEGELMGLRSLRISTPPTTRAYSDSDSDSTCDSVGPEEDKDFPVEILPHLYLGNAANSEDRDALARHRIQYILNVTPDLPNVFEDAGSIKYMQIPISDHWSQNLASFFPQAIQFIEEARSSDKGVLVHCLAGVSRSVTITVAYLMHKCSLSLNDAFNLVRSRKSNVAPNFHFMEQLHSFEIELRNRGDRSKGNDRRCIGACRPGGPCNCPVPSFLSPIDLGLSPDSGIEFDRWAASTPAE